One Flexivirga aerilata DNA segment encodes these proteins:
- a CDS encoding FAD-linked oxidase C-terminal domain-containing protein, with the protein MPQAAPIAAVAARLRSALPTGAVIDDPTQLATYDCDGLLHYRVSPALVVLAKSADDVQLAVRACVEHDVPFVARGSGTGLSGGALPHADGVLIVMSGFREIRAVSPRDQRAVVDPGVINLAVSQRTRPDGYYFAPDPSSQQICTIGGNVAENSGGAHCLKYGFTATHVLSAEVVTPDGERTMLGTTAPDAPGYDVLGAFVGSEGTLGIATEVTVRLLRNPQSVQTFLAGFADCNAAGAAVSAIIGAGIVPAAIEMMDALAIEAAEAAVSCNYPPGAGGVLVVELDGPEHEVEAELAAAEHHCREAGAFEIRVAANDTERQAIWRGRKSAFAAVGRISPDYIVQDGVIPRTALPEVLRQMGELAAERGVRVANVFHAGDGNLHPLVLFDEQVPGQGDAAEDASGAILDLCLAHGGSITGEHGVGSDKAKHMPKMFTEDDLDTMQLVRCAFDPQGISNPGKVFPTPRLCGEVPGKRKAAHPAQQAGLGEVF; encoded by the coding sequence ATGCCGCAGGCAGCGCCGATCGCGGCCGTCGCAGCACGGCTGCGATCGGCGCTGCCCACCGGCGCGGTCATCGACGACCCGACGCAACTGGCGACCTACGACTGCGACGGGCTGCTGCACTACCGCGTCAGCCCGGCGCTGGTCGTGCTCGCGAAGAGCGCCGACGACGTGCAGCTGGCGGTCCGCGCGTGCGTGGAGCACGACGTGCCGTTCGTGGCGCGCGGCTCGGGCACGGGCCTGTCCGGTGGCGCGCTCCCCCACGCCGACGGCGTGCTCATCGTGATGAGCGGCTTCCGCGAGATCCGTGCGGTCTCCCCGCGCGACCAGCGGGCGGTCGTCGACCCGGGAGTCATCAATCTGGCCGTGTCGCAGCGCACCCGGCCGGACGGCTACTACTTCGCGCCCGACCCGTCGAGCCAGCAGATCTGCACGATCGGCGGCAACGTCGCGGAGAACTCCGGCGGCGCGCACTGCCTGAAGTATGGCTTCACCGCGACCCACGTGCTGTCCGCCGAGGTCGTCACGCCCGACGGAGAGCGCACCATGCTCGGCACCACCGCGCCGGACGCTCCCGGCTACGACGTGCTCGGCGCGTTCGTCGGGTCCGAGGGCACGCTCGGCATCGCGACCGAGGTCACCGTGCGGTTGCTGCGCAACCCGCAGAGCGTGCAGACGTTCCTCGCCGGCTTCGCCGACTGCAACGCGGCCGGAGCCGCGGTGTCGGCGATCATCGGGGCCGGCATCGTGCCGGCCGCGATCGAGATGATGGACGCGCTCGCGATCGAGGCGGCCGAGGCAGCCGTCTCCTGCAACTACCCGCCGGGAGCCGGCGGGGTGCTGGTCGTCGAGCTCGACGGCCCGGAGCACGAGGTGGAGGCCGAGCTCGCCGCGGCCGAGCACCACTGCCGGGAGGCCGGGGCCTTCGAGATCCGGGTCGCCGCCAATGACACTGAGCGGCAAGCAATCTGGCGCGGCCGCAAGTCGGCCTTCGCCGCCGTTGGGCGGATCAGCCCGGACTACATCGTGCAGGACGGCGTCATCCCCCGCACCGCGCTGCCGGAGGTGCTCCGGCAGATGGGCGAGCTGGCCGCCGAGCGCGGTGTGCGGGTCGCCAACGTCTTCCACGCCGGCGACGGCAACCTCCACCCGCTCGTGCTCTTCGACGAGCAGGTGCCCGGTCAGGGCGACGCCGCGGAGGACGCCTCGGGGGCGATCCTCGACCTGTGTCTGGCGCACGGCGGCTCGATCACCGGCGAGCACGGCGTCGGCTCCGACAAGGCCAAGCACATGCCGAAGATGTTCACCGAGGACGATCTGGACACCATGCAGCTGGTGCGCTGCGCGTTCGACCCGCAGGGCATCTCCAACCCCGGCAAGGTCTTCCCGACGCCGCGCCTCTGCGGTGAGGTGCCCGGCAAGCGCAAGGCCGCACACCCGGCGCAGCAGGCCGGCCTGGGCGAGGTGTTCTGA
- the aceB gene encoding malate synthase A: protein MSDTTGLELPEGVEVTGPVKERYAEILSPQALELIATLHRELNGRRLEALTAREERVAKVAAGEDLGFLEETRSVREDPSWKVAPLAPGLEDRRVEMTGPTDRKMTINALNSGAKAWLADQEDANTPMWENVVEGPLNLKDALDGTIDFTSPEGKEYKLVEADKQPTIIVRPRGWHLPEKHILVDGEETSGSLVDFALYFVANAQKQIDRGKGPYFYLPKMESHKEARLWNDAFVIAQDALGIPQGTIRATCLIETLPAAFEMEEILYELRDHSSGLNAGRWDYLFSVIKTYRTRGADYIVPDRNTVTMTVPFMRAYTELLVRTCHKRGASAIGGMAAFIPSKDEAVNTAAYEKVTDDKTREATDGFDGSWVAHPAMVETCFTVFDDILGGKPNQIEDKQREDVSVEAAQLLDVKSTPGEVTSAGLRSNIDVALQYLRTWLTGRGAVGIHNLMEDAATAEISRSQIWQQIKNEVKLADTGETVTKDMVLKLVDEVIAELPGEASDYDDAKATFLEVAVADDYAAFLTLPAYERMA, encoded by the coding sequence ATGTCAGACACGACCGGTTTGGAATTGCCCGAGGGCGTGGAGGTCACCGGCCCGGTGAAGGAGCGCTACGCCGAGATCCTCAGCCCGCAGGCGCTGGAGCTGATCGCCACGCTGCACCGCGAGCTGAACGGCCGGCGGCTGGAGGCGCTCACGGCGCGCGAGGAGCGCGTCGCCAAGGTCGCCGCGGGCGAGGACCTGGGCTTCCTCGAGGAGACCCGGTCGGTGCGGGAGGACCCGAGCTGGAAGGTCGCGCCGCTCGCACCGGGCCTGGAGGACCGCCGCGTCGAGATGACCGGTCCCACCGACCGCAAGATGACGATCAACGCGCTCAACTCCGGCGCGAAGGCGTGGCTGGCCGACCAGGAGGACGCCAACACCCCGATGTGGGAGAACGTCGTCGAGGGCCCGCTCAACCTCAAGGACGCGCTCGACGGCACGATCGACTTCACCAGCCCGGAGGGCAAGGAGTACAAGCTCGTCGAGGCGGACAAGCAGCCCACGATCATCGTCCGGCCGCGCGGCTGGCACCTGCCGGAGAAGCACATCCTGGTCGACGGCGAGGAGACGTCCGGGTCGCTGGTCGACTTCGCGCTCTACTTCGTGGCCAATGCCCAGAAGCAGATCGACCGCGGCAAGGGCCCCTACTTCTACCTGCCGAAGATGGAGAGCCACAAGGAGGCCCGGCTCTGGAACGACGCGTTCGTCATTGCGCAGGACGCGCTCGGCATCCCGCAGGGCACGATCCGGGCGACCTGCCTGATCGAGACGCTGCCGGCCGCGTTCGAGATGGAGGAGATCCTCTACGAGCTGCGCGACCACTCCTCCGGCCTCAACGCCGGCCGCTGGGACTACCTCTTCTCGGTGATCAAGACCTACCGAACCCGCGGCGCGGACTACATCGTGCCCGACCGCAACACCGTGACGATGACCGTGCCGTTCATGCGCGCCTACACCGAGCTGCTGGTGCGCACCTGCCACAAGCGCGGCGCGTCCGCGATCGGCGGCATGGCGGCGTTCATCCCGAGCAAGGACGAGGCAGTCAACACCGCGGCCTACGAGAAGGTCACCGACGACAAGACCCGTGAGGCGACCGACGGCTTCGACGGCTCGTGGGTGGCGCACCCGGCGATGGTCGAGACCTGCTTCACCGTCTTCGACGACATCCTCGGCGGCAAGCCCAACCAGATCGAGGACAAGCAGCGCGAGGACGTGTCGGTCGAGGCGGCCCAGCTGCTCGACGTGAAGTCGACGCCGGGCGAGGTCACCTCTGCCGGACTGCGCAGCAACATCGACGTGGCCCTGCAATACCTGCGCACCTGGCTCACCGGCCGGGGCGCGGTCGGCATCCACAACCTGATGGAGGACGCCGCGACCGCCGAGATCAGCCGCTCGCAGATCTGGCAGCAGATCAAGAACGAGGTGAAGCTGGCCGACACCGGCGAGACGGTGACCAAGGACATGGTGCTGAAGCTCGTCGACGAGGTGATCGCCGAACTGCCAGGCGAGGCAAGCGATTACGACGACGCGAAGGCGACCTTCCTGGAGGTCGCGGTGGCCGACGACTACGCCGCCTTCCTCACCCTGCCGGCCTACGAGCGGATGGCCTGA
- a CDS encoding MFS transporter — protein sequence MTEQTALHDICDDELADRAPRAPRSTHLGLALFALALGGFAIGTTEFVTMGLLPQIADGVGISIPTAGHVVSAYALGVVVGAPTIATLAARAPRKQVLVWLMVAFAAGNIGSALAPNYVTLMIARFVSGLPHGAFFGIGSVVAASLVSRERRTWAVSMMIAGLTVANIVGVPLATVLGQHLGWEWPYAFVGLLALVTIGAVWLWVPRQPADVAASPRGELRALKGPQVWLTLGIGTVGFGGMFATFSYITPTMTELAGFGDRAVPILLVVYGVGMTVGAVLAGRVAALGMMRGMFGSLIAIAVLLALFGPMAHQKPTAVLGVFLLGLLPSLLVPMLQTRLMDVAHEGQSLAAALNHSTLNIANALGAWLGSLVLSHGLGYEWPSRLGAFLALGGVGITVVSALLARRTAASAA from the coding sequence GTGACCGAACAAACCGCCCTGCACGACATCTGCGACGACGAACTGGCAGACCGTGCGCCGCGCGCTCCCCGCAGCACGCACCTCGGACTGGCGCTCTTCGCGCTGGCACTGGGCGGATTTGCAATCGGTACAACCGAATTCGTCACCATGGGACTGCTTCCGCAGATCGCGGACGGGGTGGGCATCAGCATTCCCACCGCCGGTCACGTCGTCTCGGCATACGCCCTGGGGGTGGTGGTCGGTGCTCCCACCATCGCCACGCTCGCGGCGAGAGCGCCGCGCAAACAGGTGCTGGTCTGGCTGATGGTCGCCTTCGCGGCCGGCAACATCGGGTCCGCGCTCGCGCCCAACTACGTCACGCTGATGATCGCCCGGTTCGTGAGTGGGCTGCCGCACGGCGCGTTCTTCGGGATCGGCTCGGTCGTGGCCGCGTCCCTGGTCAGCCGCGAACGCCGCACCTGGGCGGTGTCGATGATGATCGCCGGCCTGACCGTCGCCAACATCGTCGGCGTGCCGCTCGCCACCGTGCTCGGCCAGCACCTCGGCTGGGAGTGGCCCTACGCGTTCGTCGGGCTGCTCGCGCTGGTCACGATCGGGGCGGTGTGGCTGTGGGTGCCGCGCCAGCCGGCCGACGTCGCCGCCTCGCCGCGGGGCGAGTTGCGGGCGCTCAAGGGACCGCAGGTGTGGCTCACCCTCGGCATCGGCACCGTCGGCTTCGGCGGCATGTTCGCCACCTTCTCCTACATCACCCCGACGATGACCGAACTCGCCGGCTTCGGCGACCGCGCGGTGCCGATCCTGCTGGTCGTCTACGGCGTCGGTATGACGGTGGGCGCGGTCCTCGCCGGACGCGTCGCAGCGCTCGGCATGATGCGCGGCATGTTCGGCTCGCTGATCGCGATCGCGGTCCTGCTCGCGCTGTTCGGGCCGATGGCCCACCAGAAGCCGACCGCGGTGCTCGGAGTGTTCCTGCTCGGCCTGCTGCCGTCCCTGCTGGTGCCGATGCTGCAGACGCGGCTGATGGACGTCGCGCACGAGGGTCAGTCGCTGGCCGCCGCGCTCAATCACTCGACGCTCAACATCGCCAACGCGCTCGGCGCCTGGCTCGGCAGCCTCGTGCTGTCGCACGGCCTCGGCTACGAGTGGCCGAGCCGGCTCGGTGCGTTCCTCGCGCTCGGCGGCGTCGGGATCACCGTCGTGTCGGCGCTGTTGGCCCGGCGTACCGCCGCGTCCGCGGCCTGA